The sequence below is a genomic window from Streptococcus oralis.
AGCCCTCAATGATTGAATCAAATTCGGAATTTGGTAGTCCGTGTTTTTTGATAATATCCTTGTAGTTGGTACCACCTTTTCCTTTATTGTCAAGGTCACCTTCGATTAAGGCGTCGAACTGTTCTTGGGTCCAGGTGAAGGTATCGTCTTCTTCCTCTTCAGGGATGGAATAGGCGCTATCATCTGTCAAGTCGCTTTCTTCTTCGCGTTCCATTGAGGAACTTGCCTCCCTATAGGAACGGTTAAACTCCCTGGCAAACTCTTTGTAGACATTAGCGTACAGTATCTGGGTCGTAAAGAAAAGTACAACAGAAGCAATTGCTAGGGATGTTCCGATAATGGCCATCGTTTTCCGTTTTTTAAGGTTGACGATAAGGCCGATAATGCCCAAGATCAAAGCGACAATAGCGATGAAAAACGATAGATAGTTAATAAACGGAATCCAAGACCCTAAAAGTGCGATAGCTCCAAAAATAGTTGCTAAAATTCCTAAAACTTTTTGTTCTTCTGGTTTCATTTGAAAGTTTTCTCCCTTCATCGAGTGAATGGATTTCTATCCATGGTAGTTAGTGCTTATTATAGAAAAAATATTGCATAATGTCAATTTGTGCCAAAATAGTTCTCTAGGAAACTTTTTTCTTGACATCTCTTCTGAAAGTGATAAAATAGTTCTCATGGAAACTTAAATAGTTCTTGTGAGAACTATTTAAAGGATAAGAAAGGAGCAATCATGGACAAGCCGATGTTAATGTTTAAACGTTTTGGACACCAGGTTCATCTGATGGTACAGAAAGAAGCCAAGCGATGTGGCATTGAATTTATGGGTGGACCTCAAGGCCAGGTTGTACGTTTTTTGGATGGTCGTGAGGAAAACCAAGACTTGGTCTTGATTAAAGATATTGAGCAGGAACTCAATATTACTAAATCTGTTGCGAGTAATTTAGTCAAGCGCATGGTACAAAATGGTTTGGTTGAGTTAGAGGCGAGCCCGAGCGATAAGCGGGCAAAATTTGTTCGCCTGACGGAGAAATCGCGTTCGCAGATGCAAAAAGTTAAGGCTTTTTTTGATCGGATTGATCAGAGTCTGCTAGAGGGGGTTTCAAAGTCAGACTTGGCAATATTTGAAAAAGTTCTCGGTCAGTTGCAAAAAAATGTTGAGAAGATAGGAGGAGAAGATGAAGAAACTCGCTAAACGTATTACAGGAAAAGAGTGGGGAATGATTCTCCTTACGATTCTGTTCACTTGTTTCTCGGTCTATCTCGAGTTAGAGGTACCGACTTATATTTCGCAAATTACAGAATTACTGGGAACGTCTGGAACGCAGTTGGGTGAACTCTGGTCACCAGCTGCGAAGATGATTGGTTTGTCTTTATTAGCTTTCTTTTCATCTGTTATGGTTGGTTTCTTTGCCGCTCGCGTTGCAGCATCTTATACAACCCACTTACGTAGTGACGTGTTTCATCAGGTTTTGGATTTTTCGCAGACAGAAATCAAGCGCTTTTCAATCCCAAGTCTTTTGACTCGGACGACCAATGATATTACCCAGGTACAGATGCTCTTTACCATGGGCTTGCAAGTGGTCACTCGTGGGCCAATTATGGCTATCTGGGCCATTGGAAAAATCCTTGGGAAATCGGAATACTGGCTCTGGGCAGTAGTGGTGGCTGTTATTGTGAATGTCTTGATGACCACTGTTCTCATGACTCTGGCCTTTCCAAAACAATCTGTCATCCAAAAATTGACAGATAAGCTCAATAGCATCACTCGTGAAAGTTTGACTGGGATTCGAGTTGTTCGTGCATACAATGCTGAGGATTATCAAGATGAAAAATTTGAAGCAGCCAATGATGAAGTGACGCGCCTCAATCTCTTTGTCAATCGATTGATGGCGATTATGAACCCGATTATGATGGCGATTTCCAGTGGACTAAGTTTAGCCATTTACTGGATCGGTGCCTATATCATCAACGATGCAAGTTTGACAGAACGTCTGCCACTCTTTAGTGATATGGTGGTCTTCATGTCCTATGCTATGCAGGTGGTGATGGGATTCCTTCTCATGGGAGCACTCTTTATCGTTCTTCCTCGTACCTTGGTTTCAGCAGGACGTATCAATCAAGTATTGGATTTGCATTCTTCTATTGAAAATCCTAGTCAAGTACAGACAGCGGATCCTTCAGTTCAAGGACAAGTGGAATTCCGTGATGTGACTTTCCGCTACTCTAAAAACTCAGAAGCAGTCGTGGAACATGTCGCTTTCAAAGTAGAAGCGGGTCAAACCGTGGCTTTCATCGGATCGACTGGATCAGGAAAGTCCACCCTAGTCAACCTCTTGCCTCGTTTTTACGACGTTTCAGATGGAGAAATCCTAGTGGATGGTGTCAATGTACAAGATTACAATTTGGAAGATTTGCGCAATAAGGTCGGCTATATCCCTCAAAAAGCAGTCCTCTTCTCAGGAGATGTCAAGGGGAACTTGGACTTTGGTAAGAGCAAAGAAACTCCTCTAAGCGAGGCTGCTATGTGGCAAGCTCTTGAATTGGCCCAGTCTAAAGCATTTATCGAGGACAAGGAAGCAGGTCTTGCATCAGAAGTAGCCCAAGGTGGAACCAACTTCTCAGGAGGTCAAAGACAGCGTTTGGCCATTGCGCGTGCCTTGGCTCGTAAACCAGAGATTCTCATCTTTGATGACTCTTTCTCAGCCTTGGACTACAAGACTGATCGTGTCCTTCGCCAAGAGCTAGCTGAGAAAACAAAATCCATGACCAAGCTCATCGTAGCGCAGCGGATTTCTACCATTATGGACGCCGACCTGATCTTAGTTTTGGATCAAGGAAAAGTCGTGGGACAAGGCACCCACAAGGAACTTCTAGCTACCAACGAAGTCTACCAAGAAATTGCCTACTCACAACTATCGAAGGAGGAATTGGAACATGGAAAATAAAAAAGTGTCGGTCTGGAAACAGTGCAAACCTTATATGGCAGGCCTCCAACTCCCTC
It includes:
- a CDS encoding CD20-like domain-containing protein; this translates as MKGENFQMKPEEQKVLGILATIFGAIALLGSWIPFINYLSFFIAIVALILGIIGLIVNLKKRKTMAIIGTSLAIASVVLFFTTQILYANVYKEFAREFNRSYREASSSMEREEESDLTDDSAYSIPEEEEDDTFTWTQEQFDALIEGDLDNKGKGGTNYKDIIKKHGLPNSEFDSIIEGYDTKKITYIGINDRIKTVTLTFVKQDNGQLLLVHKIAVGLGESQQQRDSGTRI
- a CDS encoding MarR family winged helix-turn-helix transcriptional regulator, which codes for MDKPMLMFKRFGHQVHLMVQKEAKRCGIEFMGGPQGQVVRFLDGREENQDLVLIKDIEQELNITKSVASNLVKRMVQNGLVELEASPSDKRAKFVRLTEKSRSQMQKVKAFFDRIDQSLLEGVSKSDLAIFEKVLGQLQKNVEKIGGEDEETR
- a CDS encoding ABC transporter ATP-binding protein is translated as MKKLAKRITGKEWGMILLTILFTCFSVYLELEVPTYISQITELLGTSGTQLGELWSPAAKMIGLSLLAFFSSVMVGFFAARVAASYTTHLRSDVFHQVLDFSQTEIKRFSIPSLLTRTTNDITQVQMLFTMGLQVVTRGPIMAIWAIGKILGKSEYWLWAVVVAVIVNVLMTTVLMTLAFPKQSVIQKLTDKLNSITRESLTGIRVVRAYNAEDYQDEKFEAANDEVTRLNLFVNRLMAIMNPIMMAISSGLSLAIYWIGAYIINDASLTERLPLFSDMVVFMSYAMQVVMGFLLMGALFIVLPRTLVSAGRINQVLDLHSSIENPSQVQTADPSVQGQVEFRDVTFRYSKNSEAVVEHVAFKVEAGQTVAFIGSTGSGKSTLVNLLPRFYDVSDGEILVDGVNVQDYNLEDLRNKVGYIPQKAVLFSGDVKGNLDFGKSKETPLSEAAMWQALELAQSKAFIEDKEAGLASEVAQGGTNFSGGQRQRLAIARALARKPEILIFDDSFSALDYKTDRVLRQELAEKTKSMTKLIVAQRISTIMDADLILVLDQGKVVGQGTHKELLATNEVYQEIAYSQLSKEELEHGK